A single genomic interval of Juglans regia cultivar Chandler chromosome 1, Walnut 2.0, whole genome shotgun sequence harbors:
- the LOC108988759 gene encoding uncharacterized protein LOC108988759 isoform X3, translating into MNRSQLLDPEQQIKKGVGGREDNINGEIKGKDGSVTTYNPIHPPEDQQRIKGSTVLGGDNMERETRDRDPVPTTPIHAASSPTFPDQQQKPKGADLRQEEDDRKRKAHHDVVQSKVFAKDSGDLAPNQLGEKSTMYRTVNESPSMSKEQPKSTKPNQAQAVDGVLRTGYDLVPSSSKEIDGALSVGNINREDHSLKEQHRNNFLGRENSTEKNGNMYATSNSLNSSEGMNNIPVGVPIDKIGENKFQYAEVPQPVNLAVVIQTQPSDENKKRKIEVEVKVSICCRCSIL; encoded by the exons atgAATAGGAGTCAACTTCTCGATCCAGAGCAGCAGATCAAAAAGGGTGTCGGGGGACGGGAGGACAACATTAATGGCGAAATTAAAGGCAAAGACGGTAGCGTTACTACGTATAACCCTATTCATCCACCGGAAGATCAGCAACGCATTAAGGGTAGTACTGTTCTTGGAGGGGACAACATGGAAAGAGAAACAAGAGACAGAGATCCCGTCCCCACAACTCCAATACATGCAGCAAGTTCACCGACGTTCCCGGATCAACAGCAGAAGCCAAAGGGTGCTGATCTCAGGCAGGAGGAAGATGATCGCAAGAGAAAAG ctcaTCATGATGTTGTGCAGTCGAAAGTCTTTGCTAAAGATAGTGGAGACCTTGCTCCTAACCAGCTTGGAGAGAAGTCGACCATGTACAGGACTGTGAACGAAAGTCCCTCGATGTCAAAAGAGCAGCCGAAAAGTACAAAGCCCAACCAGGCTCAGGCTGTTGATGGAGTACTCCGTACTGGGTATGATCTGGTTCCCAGCTCGTCAAAAGAGATTGACGGTGCTCTCAGCGTAGGGAACATCAACCGTGAAG ATCATTCTTTGAAAGAGCAGCACCGGAATAACTTTCTTGGACGAGAAAATTCTACTGAAAAGAATGGCAACATGTACGCAACCTCAAACTCTCTCAACTCTTCAGAAGGAATGAATAATATACCCGTAGGGGTCCCTATTGATAAAATTGGAG AAAATAAGTTTCAATATGCAGAGGTGCCGCAGCCCGTGAATCTGGCCGTcgtcattcaaacacaaccgtCAGACGAAAACAAGAAAA GAAAGATTGAAGTAGAAGTTAAGGTCAGCATTTGCTGCCGGTGTTCCATATTATAA
- the LOC108988759 gene encoding uncharacterized protein LOC108988759 isoform X2 gives MNRSQLLDPEQQIKKGVGGREDNINGEIKGKDGSVTTYNPIHPPEDQQRIKGSTVLGGDNMERETRDRDPVPTTPIHAASSPTFPDQQQKPKGADLRQEEDDRKRKAHHDVVQSKVFAKDSGDLAPNQLGEKSTMYRTVNESPSMSKEQPKSTKPNQAQAVDGVLRTGYDLVPSSSKEIDGALSVGNINREVGHVSSKEQPKSSDGLKEKPRIENIKTIKQHEPPKDEADHLSNSEIRPRKTIEHPVMHDKEDHSLKEQHRNNFLGRENSTEKNGNMYATSNSLNSSEGMNNIPVGVPIDKIGGKIEVEVKVSICCRCSIL, from the exons atgAATAGGAGTCAACTTCTCGATCCAGAGCAGCAGATCAAAAAGGGTGTCGGGGGACGGGAGGACAACATTAATGGCGAAATTAAAGGCAAAGACGGTAGCGTTACTACGTATAACCCTATTCATCCACCGGAAGATCAGCAACGCATTAAGGGTAGTACTGTTCTTGGAGGGGACAACATGGAAAGAGAAACAAGAGACAGAGATCCCGTCCCCACAACTCCAATACATGCAGCAAGTTCACCGACGTTCCCGGATCAACAGCAGAAGCCAAAGGGTGCTGATCTCAGGCAGGAGGAAGATGATCGCAAGAGAAAAG ctcaTCATGATGTTGTGCAGTCGAAAGTCTTTGCTAAAGATAGTGGAGACCTTGCTCCTAACCAGCTTGGAGAGAAGTCGACCATGTACAGGACTGTGAACGAAAGTCCCTCGATGTCAAAAGAGCAGCCGAAAAGTACAAAGCCCAACCAGGCTCAGGCTGTTGATGGAGTACTCCGTACTGGGTATGATCTGGTTCCCAGCTCGTCAAAAGAGATTGACGGTGCTCTCAGCGTAGGGAACATCAACCGTGAAG tagGTCATGTGTCGTCAAAAGAGCAACCAAAGAGTTCTGATGGGTTAAAAGAAAAACCTCGAATCGAAAATATCAAAACGATAAAACAACATGAGCCACCAAAAGATGAAGCTGATCATCTTAGCAACAGCGAGATCAGACCCCGCAAAACCATCGAACATCCCGTCATGCATGACAAAGAAG ATCATTCTTTGAAAGAGCAGCACCGGAATAACTTTCTTGGACGAGAAAATTCTACTGAAAAGAATGGCAACATGTACGCAACCTCAAACTCTCTCAACTCTTCAGAAGGAATGAATAATATACCCGTAGGGGTCCCTATTGATAAAATTGGAG GAAAGATTGAAGTAGAAGTTAAGGTCAGCATTTGCTGCCGGTGTTCCATATTATAA
- the LOC108988759 gene encoding uncharacterized protein LOC108988759 isoform X1 produces MNRSQLLDPEQQIKKGVGGREDNINGEIKGKDGSVTTYNPIHPPEDQQRIKGSTVLGGDNMERETRDRDPVPTTPIHAASSPTFPDQQQKPKGADLRQEEDDRKRKAHHDVVQSKVFAKDSGDLAPNQLGEKSTMYRTVNESPSMSKEQPKSTKPNQAQAVDGVLRTGYDLVPSSSKEIDGALSVGNINREVGHVSSKEQPKSSDGLKEKPRIENIKTIKQHEPPKDEADHLSNSEIRPRKTIEHPVMHDKEDHSLKEQHRNNFLGRENSTEKNGNMYATSNSLNSSEGMNNIPVGVPIDKIGEVPQPVNLAVVIQTQPSDENKKRKIEVEVKVSICCRCSIL; encoded by the exons atgAATAGGAGTCAACTTCTCGATCCAGAGCAGCAGATCAAAAAGGGTGTCGGGGGACGGGAGGACAACATTAATGGCGAAATTAAAGGCAAAGACGGTAGCGTTACTACGTATAACCCTATTCATCCACCGGAAGATCAGCAACGCATTAAGGGTAGTACTGTTCTTGGAGGGGACAACATGGAAAGAGAAACAAGAGACAGAGATCCCGTCCCCACAACTCCAATACATGCAGCAAGTTCACCGACGTTCCCGGATCAACAGCAGAAGCCAAAGGGTGCTGATCTCAGGCAGGAGGAAGATGATCGCAAGAGAAAAG ctcaTCATGATGTTGTGCAGTCGAAAGTCTTTGCTAAAGATAGTGGAGACCTTGCTCCTAACCAGCTTGGAGAGAAGTCGACCATGTACAGGACTGTGAACGAAAGTCCCTCGATGTCAAAAGAGCAGCCGAAAAGTACAAAGCCCAACCAGGCTCAGGCTGTTGATGGAGTACTCCGTACTGGGTATGATCTGGTTCCCAGCTCGTCAAAAGAGATTGACGGTGCTCTCAGCGTAGGGAACATCAACCGTGAAG tagGTCATGTGTCGTCAAAAGAGCAACCAAAGAGTTCTGATGGGTTAAAAGAAAAACCTCGAATCGAAAATATCAAAACGATAAAACAACATGAGCCACCAAAAGATGAAGCTGATCATCTTAGCAACAGCGAGATCAGACCCCGCAAAACCATCGAACATCCCGTCATGCATGACAAAGAAG ATCATTCTTTGAAAGAGCAGCACCGGAATAACTTTCTTGGACGAGAAAATTCTACTGAAAAGAATGGCAACATGTACGCAACCTCAAACTCTCTCAACTCTTCAGAAGGAATGAATAATATACCCGTAGGGGTCCCTATTGATAAAATTGGAG AGGTGCCGCAGCCCGTGAATCTGGCCGTcgtcattcaaacacaaccgtCAGACGAAAACAAGAAAA GAAAGATTGAAGTAGAAGTTAAGGTCAGCATTTGCTGCCGGTGTTCCATATTATAA